A window of Mycolicibacterium fluoranthenivorans contains these coding sequences:
- a CDS encoding UPF0182 family protein: protein MGMRPAARMPKLTRRSRILIGVALAVVLLLLVGPRIIDTYVDWLWFGELGYRSVFTTRLFTEMVLAVAAAVVIGALVFAGMTLAYRTRPVFVPSNGPNDPVARYRTTVMSRLRLFGIGVPVIIGLGAAVFAWNSWTIVQMFLHGGDFGVTDPQFGRDLGFYAFDLPFYRWLLDLLMTGVFIAFLANLVTHYLFGGIRLSGRAGVLSRAARIQLVSLVGTLVLFKAAAYWLDRYELLSNTRGGKPFTGAGYTDINAVLPAKLILLAIALICAAAVFSALVLRDLRIPAIGLVLLLLSSLIIGAGWPMIVEQFSVKPNAAQKESEYISRSITATRQAYGLTDQTVTYRDYSGNAATTAQQVAADRATTSNIRLLDPTIVSPAFTQFQQGKNFYSFPEQLAMDRYNGPDGNLRDFVVAARELNPERLIDNQRDWINRHTVYTHGNGFIASPANTVRGVANDPNQNGGYPEFLASVVGANGSVVSPGPAPLDQPRIYYGPVIASAPGDYAIVGRNGGDREYDYETNTETKNYTYTGSGGVPIGNWLARSVFAAKFAERNFLFSNVIGSNSKILFNRDPSERVEAVAPWLTTDNGVYPAIVNKRMVWIVDGYTTLDNYPYSELTSLSSATIDSNEVAVNRLLPDKQVSYIRNSVKATVDAYDGTVTLYAQDENDPVLKAWMSVFPNTVKPKSEMSPELQAHLRYPEDLFKVQRQLLARYHVNDPVTFFSTSDFWDVPLDPNPTASSYQPPYYIVAKDIAQNDNSASFQLTSAMNRFRRDFLAAYISASSDPQTYGKITVLTIPGQVNGPKLAFNAISTDTAVSQDLGVIGRDNQNRIRWGNLLTLPVSAGGLLYVAPVYASPGASDAASSYPRLIRVAMMYNDKVGYGPTVGDALTEIFGPGAAATATGPAPTDVPGAKPPTSPPAAQTPASPPQQGQAPEVPVPVGAIPGGGVQLSTAKAAALQDVNTALDAVQQAQHTGNFSDYGAALQRLDDAMNKYREAK, encoded by the coding sequence GTGGGTATGCGGCCCGCGGCGCGAATGCCGAAGCTGACACGACGTAGCCGAATTCTCATCGGGGTGGCCCTGGCCGTCGTCTTACTGCTGTTGGTGGGACCACGGATCATCGACACCTATGTCGACTGGCTCTGGTTCGGTGAGCTGGGCTACCGGTCGGTCTTCACCACCAGGCTGTTCACCGAGATGGTGCTGGCCGTCGCGGCCGCAGTCGTGATCGGTGCGTTGGTGTTCGCCGGCATGACGCTGGCCTACCGCACCCGGCCGGTGTTCGTGCCCTCGAACGGGCCCAACGACCCGGTCGCGCGGTACCGCACCACGGTGATGAGCCGGCTGCGGCTCTTCGGCATCGGCGTCCCGGTGATCATCGGCCTCGGGGCGGCGGTCTTCGCCTGGAACTCCTGGACGATCGTGCAGATGTTCCTGCACGGTGGCGATTTCGGCGTCACCGATCCGCAGTTCGGCCGCGATCTCGGTTTCTATGCTTTCGATCTGCCGTTCTACCGGTGGTTGCTGGACTTGCTGATGACCGGTGTGTTCATCGCGTTCCTGGCGAACCTGGTGACGCACTACCTGTTCGGTGGAATCCGGCTGTCCGGACGCGCCGGGGTACTGAGCCGGGCTGCGCGCATCCAACTGGTGTCGTTGGTCGGCACGCTGGTGCTGTTCAAGGCCGCGGCCTACTGGCTGGACCGCTATGAGCTGCTGAGCAACACCCGCGGCGGCAAGCCGTTCACCGGTGCCGGCTACACCGATATCAACGCCGTGCTGCCGGCCAAGCTGATCCTGCTGGCCATCGCGCTGATCTGCGCGGCCGCCGTGTTCTCCGCCCTGGTGCTGCGTGACCTGCGCATCCCCGCCATCGGGCTGGTGCTGTTGCTGCTGTCCTCGCTGATCATCGGCGCGGGCTGGCCGATGATCGTCGAGCAGTTCAGCGTCAAACCGAATGCGGCGCAGAAGGAAAGCGAATACATCAGCCGAAGTATCACCGCGACCAGACAGGCCTACGGGCTGACCGATCAGACCGTCACCTACCGCGATTACAGCGGCAACGCGGCGACGACCGCCCAGCAGGTGGCGGCCGACCGGGCGACGACGTCGAACATCCGGCTGCTGGACCCGACCATCGTCAGCCCGGCGTTCACCCAGTTCCAGCAGGGCAAGAACTTCTACAGCTTCCCCGAACAGCTGGCCATGGACCGCTACAACGGGCCCGACGGCAACCTGCGCGACTTCGTCGTCGCCGCCCGCGAGCTCAACCCGGAACGGCTGATCGACAACCAGCGCGACTGGATCAACCGGCACACCGTGTACACCCACGGAAACGGTTTCATCGCCTCGCCGGCCAACACCGTGCGCGGTGTCGCCAACGACCCCAACCAGAACGGCGGCTACCCGGAGTTCCTGGCCAGCGTGGTCGGCGCCAACGGCAGCGTGGTCTCGCCCGGCCCCGCGCCGCTGGATCAGCCACGGATCTACTACGGCCCGGTGATCGCCAGCGCGCCCGGTGATTACGCGATCGTCGGCCGCAACGGCGGTGACCGCGAATACGACTACGAGACCAACACCGAGACCAAGAACTACACCTACACCGGTAGCGGTGGCGTCCCGATCGGCAACTGGCTGGCGCGCAGCGTGTTCGCGGCGAAGTTCGCCGAGCGGAACTTCCTGTTCTCCAACGTGATCGGTTCCAACAGCAAGATCCTGTTCAACCGGGATCCGTCCGAGCGTGTCGAGGCGGTGGCGCCCTGGCTCACCACCGACAACGGGGTGTACCCGGCCATCGTCAACAAGCGGATGGTGTGGATCGTCGACGGCTACACCACGCTGGACAACTACCCGTATTCGGAGCTGACCTCGCTGTCCAGCGCAACCATCGACTCCAATGAGGTGGCGGTCAACCGGCTGCTTCCGGACAAGCAGGTGTCCTACATCCGTAACTCGGTGAAGGCCACCGTCGATGCCTACGACGGCACCGTGACGCTGTATGCGCAGGACGAGAACGATCCGGTGCTCAAGGCGTGGATGTCGGTGTTCCCGAACACGGTGAAGCCCAAGAGCGAGATGTCTCCGGAGCTGCAGGCTCACCTGCGCTACCCCGAGGATCTGTTCAAGGTGCAGCGTCAACTCCTGGCCCGCTATCACGTCAACGATCCGGTGACGTTCTTCTCCACCTCGGATTTCTGGGACGTGCCGCTGGATCCCAACCCGACCGCCAGCAGTTACCAGCCGCCGTATTACATCGTTGCCAAAGACATTGCGCAGAACGACAATTCGGCGTCGTTCCAGTTGACCAGTGCAATGAACCGGTTCCGGCGCGACTTCCTGGCCGCTTATATCAGCGCCAGTTCCGACCCGCAGACGTACGGCAAGATCACCGTGCTCACCATCCCGGGTCAGGTCAACGGTCCGAAGCTGGCGTTCAACGCCATCAGTACCGATACCGCGGTCAGCCAGGACCTCGGTGTCATCGGCCGGGACAACCAGAACCGGATCCGGTGGGGCAACCTGCTGACCCTGCCGGTCAGCGCGGGCGGCCTGCTGTACGTGGCGCCCGTGTATGCCTCGCCGGGCGCCAGTGACGCCGCATCGTCATACCCACGCCTGATCCGGGTCGCGATGATGTACAACGACAAGGTCGGATACGGCCCCACCGTCGGCGATGCGCTCACCGAGATCTTCGGTCCCGGCGCGGCGGCTACGGCCACCGGACCGGCTCCGACCGACGTCCCGGGTGCCAAGCCGCCCACGTCGCCGCCTGCGGCGCAGACCCCGGCCTCGCCGCCGCAGCAGGGCCAGGCGCCCGAGGTCCCGGTGCCGGTCGGGGCCATCCCCGGTGGTGGCGTCCAGCTGTCGACCGCCAAAGCCGCTGCGCTGCAGGACGTCAACACCGCGCTGGATGCGGTGCAGCAGGCGCAGCACACCGGCAATTTCTCCGACTACGGTGCGGCGTTGCAGAGGCTCGACGACGCGATGAACAAGTATCGAGAGGCCAAGTAG
- a CDS encoding FAD-binding oxidoreductase, giving the protein MTLAETVGDDVLSTLPDHVSALVALPGEPGYERCTPWNVAAQVQPAAVVFATEPHHVAEAVRFAAGCGRRVTVQATGHGAIPIGPDAILVLTSAMTECVIDADVRIARVSAGVRWQQVIDAAAPYGLAPLCGSSTSVGVVGFLTGGGVGPLARSVGVSSDYVRSFDVVTGAGELLHVTPDEHADMFWGLRGGKATLGIVTAVEIELLPIPEFYGGAVYFDGDEAATVLRTWRDWCATLPENVNTSIALQHLPPLPGVPEPLAGRLTVAVRYAALDDFAEAATLLDPIRAAGTPVLDTVEVQPYAAIAAVHADPVDPMPVHEEQTLLRELTTDAVDILLAAAGPGSASVQTIVEVRMLGGAFARQAEHSSAFCHRNAAYAVTTIGVLAGPAAQLVPAQAGALGRALEPWSTGGLMPNFVPSADPARIARVYDEDTRHWLAALADRYDPDGVFRTGQVVRHPAPEQPEKSL; this is encoded by the coding sequence ATGACCCTGGCCGAAACTGTCGGCGATGATGTTCTGTCCACGCTGCCCGACCACGTCAGCGCGCTGGTCGCGCTGCCCGGCGAGCCCGGCTACGAACGCTGCACCCCGTGGAATGTGGCTGCGCAGGTGCAGCCGGCGGCGGTGGTCTTCGCCACCGAACCACACCACGTGGCCGAGGCCGTCCGGTTTGCCGCCGGGTGCGGTAGGCGGGTTACCGTGCAGGCGACCGGTCACGGGGCCATCCCGATCGGGCCGGACGCCATTCTGGTGCTCACCTCGGCGATGACCGAATGCGTCATCGATGCCGACGTCCGCATCGCGCGGGTGTCCGCGGGTGTGAGATGGCAGCAGGTGATCGATGCCGCTGCACCGTATGGCCTTGCGCCGCTGTGCGGATCGTCGACCAGCGTCGGGGTGGTGGGATTCCTCACCGGTGGTGGTGTCGGACCGTTGGCGCGCAGTGTCGGGGTGTCCTCCGACTATGTGCGGTCCTTCGACGTGGTGACCGGGGCGGGGGAGTTGCTGCATGTAACCCCCGACGAACACGCCGACATGTTCTGGGGACTGCGCGGCGGGAAGGCGACACTGGGGATTGTGACCGCAGTGGAGATCGAGCTGCTGCCGATTCCCGAATTCTACGGCGGCGCCGTCTATTTCGATGGCGATGAGGCTGCCACGGTGCTGCGGACATGGCGCGACTGGTGTGCCACGTTGCCCGAGAATGTCAACACCTCGATCGCGCTGCAGCATCTGCCGCCGCTGCCCGGCGTGCCGGAACCACTGGCCGGCCGACTGACCGTTGCGGTGCGTTACGCAGCCCTCGACGATTTCGCCGAAGCGGCAACGCTGCTGGACCCCATCCGGGCCGCCGGAACACCGGTCCTCGACACCGTCGAGGTCCAGCCCTATGCGGCGATCGCAGCGGTACATGCGGATCCGGTCGATCCGATGCCGGTGCACGAGGAGCAGACGTTGTTGCGCGAGCTCACCACTGATGCGGTCGACATTCTGCTCGCCGCGGCCGGGCCGGGGTCGGCGTCGGTGCAGACCATCGTCGAGGTGCGGATGCTCGGCGGAGCATTCGCCCGGCAGGCCGAGCACAGCAGCGCGTTCTGCCACCGAAACGCCGCCTACGCGGTCACCACCATCGGCGTGCTCGCCGGTCCCGCAGCGCAGCTGGTGCCTGCCCAGGCCGGCGCGCTGGGGCGGGCACTGGAGCCGTGGTCAACCGGTGGTCTGATGCCGAATTTCGTGCCGTCGGCCGATCCCGCGCGGATAGCGCGGGTGTACGACGAGGACACCCGGCACTGGCTGGCCGCCCTCGCTGACCGGTATGACCCCGACGGCGTGTTCCGGACAGGTCAAGTCGTGCGTCACCCAGCCCCAGAACAGCCCGAAAAGAGCCTCTGA
- a CDS encoding HpcH/HpaI aldolase/citrate lyase family protein yields MDRSYLFAPGHVDKLVSKVFTAGADAVILDLEDAVPPQDKAHARRNVAVSTTTNAAWVRVNAVRSEDCAADLDAVGPAVAGIRIPKVDDPSDVEWVTTRRPGVPIMCAIETARGVLASADIAATPGCRFLAIGGVDLRRDLGAGAGFAPLQHARSQIVLAARAAGLPPPIDSVFAHIDDDAALTLEAEQSRDLGFFGKSAIHPMQLPAIHRVFTPTAQQIDWARAVLTAFDEAGHGALRMPDGEFVDAPVAARAADLLRAAEPPLSACRDH; encoded by the coding sequence ATGGACCGCAGCTATCTATTCGCTCCCGGCCACGTCGACAAGCTGGTGAGCAAGGTGTTCACCGCCGGCGCCGACGCGGTAATTCTGGACCTCGAGGATGCGGTACCACCTCAGGACAAGGCCCACGCACGGCGCAACGTGGCCGTCTCGACCACGACGAACGCCGCGTGGGTACGGGTCAACGCCGTCAGGTCAGAGGACTGTGCGGCCGACCTCGACGCCGTTGGCCCTGCTGTGGCCGGCATTCGGATTCCCAAGGTGGACGACCCCTCCGACGTCGAATGGGTAACCACACGCCGTCCGGGTGTCCCCATCATGTGTGCGATCGAGACTGCCCGCGGGGTCCTTGCCTCGGCTGACATCGCTGCTACCCCTGGGTGCAGATTCCTCGCGATCGGAGGGGTCGATCTGCGCCGTGACCTTGGTGCCGGGGCTGGCTTCGCACCGCTGCAGCACGCTCGCTCACAGATCGTCCTGGCAGCTCGCGCAGCAGGCTTACCGCCACCAATTGACAGCGTGTTCGCTCACATCGACGACGACGCCGCACTGACATTGGAGGCGGAGCAATCCCGAGATCTTGGCTTCTTTGGCAAGTCTGCGATCCATCCCATGCAACTGCCGGCAATACACCGCGTCTTCACGCCCACTGCTCAGCAAATCGATTGGGCACGAGCAGTTCTCACCGCCTTCGACGAGGCTGGTCACGGCGCCCTCAGAATGCCCGACGGCGAATTCGTCGACGCGCCCGTCGCTGCCCGGGCGGCGGATCTACTGCGAGCGGCCGAGCCACCCCTCAGCGCCTGCCGCGACCACTGA
- a CDS encoding CaiB/BaiF CoA transferase family protein: MATTTPVGSPGPDTLDASHPVSRGPLDGLRVLDAGFVYAAPIAAMMLGDFGADVIKIEHPDGDPARAHGWQKDGHGLWWKVIARNKRTVTLNFSADEGRELLCALLREADVFIENFRPGVLEAWGLGPDVMHDINPRLIILRVTGFGQTGPYAKRRAFGTLIEAMSGFAHQTGQETGPPTLPPFGLADGVAGITGALAISLALYHRDARGGEGQVIDLSLLEPLLGILGPGPTVYDQLGEIPGRHGNRSPNNAPRNAYQCSDDRWVAISASATSIARRVLQLVGHPEIAEEAWFAHAGERAQRADLLDKLVGEWIAARPFETVVEAFTNAGAAIAPIYDVEQLVNDPHVRQRESVITCKDEDLGPLQMQNVFFRMSKTPGSVQHTGRRLGQDNDDVFAELGVDRITMDRLRQDGTM, encoded by the coding sequence ATGGCCACAACCACGCCCGTCGGTTCACCTGGACCCGACACACTAGACGCTTCGCATCCGGTCAGCCGTGGGCCGCTCGACGGCTTACGGGTGCTGGACGCAGGATTCGTTTATGCGGCGCCCATTGCGGCGATGATGCTGGGTGACTTCGGTGCCGACGTCATCAAGATCGAACATCCTGATGGGGATCCGGCGCGCGCGCATGGGTGGCAGAAGGACGGCCATGGCCTGTGGTGGAAGGTGATTGCCCGTAACAAGCGAACGGTCACACTGAATTTCAGCGCCGACGAGGGTCGCGAGCTTCTCTGCGCCCTGCTGCGGGAGGCCGACGTCTTCATCGAGAACTTTCGTCCCGGCGTTCTCGAAGCATGGGGGCTTGGCCCAGACGTCATGCACGACATCAACCCACGTCTCATCATTCTGCGGGTCACCGGATTTGGGCAGACCGGCCCGTATGCGAAGCGGCGGGCCTTCGGAACTCTCATAGAAGCCATGAGCGGATTTGCGCATCAGACCGGACAGGAAACGGGACCACCGACTCTGCCGCCCTTCGGGCTCGCCGACGGCGTTGCAGGGATCACCGGAGCGCTCGCAATCTCACTTGCTCTCTACCATCGCGACGCTCGTGGTGGCGAGGGTCAGGTCATCGACCTGTCCCTGCTCGAACCGCTACTCGGAATTCTCGGCCCCGGCCCCACGGTCTATGACCAACTCGGCGAGATCCCCGGGCGCCACGGCAATCGGTCACCAAACAACGCCCCGCGCAACGCCTATCAGTGCAGCGACGATCGGTGGGTGGCCATCAGCGCCAGCGCCACCAGCATCGCGCGGCGTGTGCTGCAACTGGTAGGGCATCCCGAGATCGCCGAAGAGGCATGGTTCGCGCACGCCGGGGAACGCGCTCAACGGGCAGATCTTCTCGACAAACTCGTCGGCGAATGGATCGCGGCACGGCCCTTCGAAACCGTCGTCGAAGCATTCACCAATGCCGGCGCCGCCATCGCCCCGATCTACGACGTCGAACAGCTCGTGAACGATCCACACGTGCGACAACGCGAGTCCGTCATCACCTGCAAGGACGAAGACCTAGGACCACTACAAATGCAAAACGTCTTCTTCCGGATGTCCAAGACCCCCGGATCAGTGCAGCACACCGGCCGGCGTCTGGGCCAAGACAATGACGACGTCTTTGCCGAGCTGGGCGTCGACCGCATCACGATGGACAGACTGCGACAAGACGGGACCATGTGA
- a CDS encoding GntR family transcriptional regulator, with amino-acid sequence MKITRIVAPVRAQAVEAIRDEIIRGNLLPGQRLVERELCEQLDVSRNTIREACRQLEAEGFIEIPPHKGPVVSTISDRDARDLYEFREALECLAVRLFVERATQDAINDLHDSCTTLFAAHDSLDVAAMIDAKNHFYEIIYAGTENKVVGAQAKLLNGRLAGLRAQSLSQPGRPARSKNEIKDVLLAIEARDAAAAADLWRQHIGNAARTALNDPQTTPDSL; translated from the coding sequence ATGAAGATCACCCGCATAGTGGCCCCGGTGCGGGCTCAGGCGGTCGAGGCGATACGCGACGAGATCATCCGAGGCAACCTGCTGCCCGGCCAACGACTGGTCGAACGAGAGCTGTGCGAACAGCTCGACGTGTCCAGGAACACGATTCGCGAGGCCTGTCGGCAGCTGGAGGCCGAAGGCTTCATCGAGATTCCACCGCATAAGGGACCCGTCGTATCGACGATCTCCGATCGAGACGCTCGCGACCTCTATGAATTCCGGGAAGCCCTCGAGTGTTTGGCGGTCCGCCTCTTCGTCGAGCGAGCAACCCAGGATGCCATCAACGATTTGCATGACTCCTGCACAACGCTCTTCGCTGCCCACGATTCGCTCGACGTCGCCGCAATGATCGACGCAAAGAACCACTTCTACGAAATCATCTATGCCGGAACGGAAAACAAGGTCGTCGGCGCGCAGGCAAAATTGTTGAACGGACGCCTCGCCGGCCTGCGCGCACAGTCACTGTCGCAACCCGGGCGCCCTGCCCGGAGCAAGAACGAAATCAAAGACGTTCTGCTCGCGATCGAAGCGCGCGACGCCGCCGCCGCGGCGGACCTGTGGCGTCAACACATCGGCAATGCTGCGCGCACGGCGCTCAACGATCCACAGACCACCCCTGATTCACTTTGA
- a CDS encoding MFS transporter translates to MTTSPPTSPAHPTAEHTPPDGRPGQSKFRTLLGAGVGNTLEWYDWSVYAIFAPFFAAQFFVSDNPTSALLSTLAIFAAGFLMRPIGGFFFGWLADRHGRRFALTTSMMTMAAGSLLIGIAPTHDVIGVWAGLVLLVARLIQGLAHGGEIAASYTYIAEIAPRAKRGLWSTSVYVSVTAGIVLASLIGAGASSTIGPDALRDWAWRVPFLIGGLLAVAGLYIRRTMHETEAFENERSTGEHATTGDLVRGLRRNKTSIARILGMSAGVTVVYYTWAVGIPGFAIANRGLDPTHGLWASVIANVFFMISLPLWGKLSDKVGRKPIFITYGVAMLVLTFPLMALVGDSAVVLTLVMMVALFFLGAFVGIMPAYFAELFPTDVRASGVGVPYSLMVAIFGGTAPYVLTWLNSHHMSWLFSAYMVGLVAVGLLTTLLTPETKGIDLR, encoded by the coding sequence ATGACCACCTCGCCACCGACCAGTCCGGCTCACCCGACTGCTGAACACACCCCGCCGGATGGCCGACCGGGCCAAAGCAAGTTTCGCACCCTTCTCGGAGCCGGTGTCGGCAACACCCTCGAGTGGTACGACTGGAGCGTCTACGCGATCTTCGCCCCATTCTTCGCCGCTCAGTTCTTCGTCAGCGACAATCCCACCAGCGCATTGCTGTCGACTCTCGCGATCTTCGCCGCAGGATTCCTGATGCGACCCATCGGCGGATTCTTCTTCGGTTGGCTCGCAGACCGCCACGGTCGCCGCTTCGCTCTCACGACATCGATGATGACGATGGCAGCCGGGAGCTTGTTGATCGGGATAGCGCCGACCCACGACGTCATCGGGGTGTGGGCCGGGCTCGTTCTCCTCGTGGCAAGGCTCATCCAGGGGTTGGCCCACGGCGGCGAGATCGCCGCGTCCTACACCTACATCGCCGAGATCGCACCGCGGGCCAAACGCGGCCTGTGGTCCACCAGCGTGTACGTCTCGGTGACCGCAGGGATCGTCCTCGCCTCGCTGATCGGCGCGGGAGCGTCGAGCACCATCGGTCCAGATGCGTTGCGCGACTGGGCGTGGCGCGTACCGTTCCTCATCGGCGGACTGCTCGCCGTGGCCGGGCTGTACATCCGACGCACGATGCACGAGACCGAGGCCTTCGAGAACGAGCGCAGCACCGGCGAGCATGCCACCACAGGGGATCTCGTCCGCGGACTGCGCCGCAACAAGACGAGCATTGCACGCATCCTCGGCATGAGCGCCGGGGTCACGGTCGTGTACTACACCTGGGCGGTGGGAATCCCCGGCTTCGCCATTGCGAACCGGGGGCTCGACCCGACGCACGGACTGTGGGCCAGCGTCATCGCGAACGTCTTCTTCATGATCTCGCTTCCCCTGTGGGGCAAGCTGTCCGACAAGGTAGGCCGCAAACCGATCTTCATCACCTACGGCGTGGCGATGCTCGTGTTGACGTTTCCGCTCATGGCGCTCGTCGGCGACTCGGCGGTCGTGCTGACGCTGGTCATGATGGTGGCCCTGTTCTTCCTGGGCGCCTTCGTCGGGATCATGCCCGCCTACTTCGCGGAGCTGTTCCCGACAGACGTGCGGGCCTCAGGAGTCGGCGTCCCCTATTCATTGATGGTCGCCATCTTCGGCGGAACAGCTCCCTATGTGCTGACCTGGCTCAACAGCCACCACATGAGCTGGCTGTTCTCCGCCTACATGGTCGGACTGGTCGCGGTAGGTCTGCTGACGACACTGCTCACGCCCGAGACCAAGGGCATCGACCTGCGATGA
- a CDS encoding FAD-binding protein, producing MTTASKGATTSADVVVIGSGIAGMSAAVSAAQTAVEDGGGRVILIDRATKAEAGGLTKWTSAYLRIDDVYEPGESFVPDIVEFSDGRTPQWYVEELAERLPETMEWIQTLGIRFKRLPTYFINSSRKRLQPVGGGEALLKALQPEAERLGVETRYNTTAHRLVLGQDGAVTGVEVAGPDGPETVYAGAVIIASGGFEGDPDFLARELGSEEPLIPIAPGVHFNRGEGITMALDVGAARAGEWNNFHAEPVDPRCESPEPLVMVFPYGILVDQNGNRFIDEGRGTVDETYESTARAIWGLPGGIAYYITDRQLDRVEARERGILTTVKPVTAPSIEELAEALGLPIDQLRQTVEGFNEAVVAGPFDWRQPDGKSTVGLEPPKSNWALPIEDGPYLAYPIKCAIVFTFGGLDTDRNGQVLTDAGEPIGGLYAAGECTGLYHGKYPGGTSVLRGMIFGRISGAVAMKATRSRTPATTAH from the coding sequence ATGACCACGGCTAGCAAAGGTGCTACGACCTCCGCCGACGTAGTAGTGATCGGCTCCGGCATCGCGGGGATGTCCGCCGCGGTATCCGCCGCGCAGACCGCAGTAGAGGACGGGGGCGGTCGGGTCATCCTCATCGACCGCGCCACCAAGGCCGAGGCGGGAGGCCTGACGAAGTGGACGTCGGCCTACTTGCGCATCGACGACGTCTACGAACCCGGAGAGTCCTTCGTCCCCGACATCGTCGAGTTCTCCGATGGCCGCACCCCGCAGTGGTACGTGGAGGAACTCGCCGAGCGCCTTCCCGAAACCATGGAATGGATCCAGACTCTCGGCATCCGGTTCAAGCGGTTGCCGACCTATTTCATCAACAGCTCCCGCAAACGGCTTCAGCCCGTCGGCGGGGGCGAAGCCCTGCTCAAGGCCCTCCAACCCGAGGCCGAGCGGCTCGGTGTGGAGACCCGCTACAACACCACCGCCCACCGGCTCGTCCTCGGCCAGGACGGCGCGGTCACCGGGGTGGAGGTCGCGGGCCCGGATGGGCCTGAAACCGTGTACGCCGGCGCCGTCATCATCGCCTCCGGCGGCTTCGAGGGGGACCCGGACTTTCTGGCGCGCGAACTCGGATCCGAGGAACCGCTCATCCCGATCGCTCCAGGCGTGCACTTCAACCGCGGCGAGGGCATCACCATGGCCCTGGACGTCGGTGCGGCACGCGCGGGTGAGTGGAACAACTTCCACGCCGAACCCGTCGACCCCCGATGCGAGTCGCCCGAGCCGCTCGTCATGGTCTTCCCCTACGGAATCCTGGTGGACCAGAACGGAAACCGTTTCATCGACGAGGGCCGCGGAACCGTCGACGAGACCTACGAGAGCACCGCCCGAGCAATCTGGGGGCTACCCGGTGGCATCGCCTACTACATCACCGACCGGCAACTGGACAGGGTCGAGGCGCGCGAGCGGGGCATCCTGACCACCGTCAAACCGGTCACCGCTCCCTCCATCGAAGAACTCGCCGAGGCCCTGGGCCTACCCATCGATCAGCTCCGCCAGACGGTCGAGGGGTTCAACGAGGCCGTCGTCGCCGGCCCGTTCGACTGGCGGCAACCCGACGGCAAGTCGACCGTCGGCCTCGAACCACCCAAGAGCAACTGGGCATTGCCCATCGAAGACGGCCCCTACCTTGCCTACCCGATCAAATGCGCCATCGTCTTCACCTTCGGTGGGCTGGACACCGACAGAAACGGACAGGTCCTCACCGACGCCGGCGAACCGATCGGCGGGCTCTACGCAGCAGGTGAATGCACCGGGCTCTACCACGGGAAGTACCCAGGTGGGACATCGGTGCTGCGCGGCATGATCTTCGGCCGCATCAGCGGCGCGGTCGCGATGAAAGCCACACGTTCACGCACGCCAGCGACGACAGCGCACTAA